Proteins encoded by one window of Tunturibacter psychrotolerans:
- the tuf gene encoding elongation factor Tu gives MGKEKFDRSKPHVNIGTIGHIDHGKTTLTAAITKVLSKHNPKNTFRSFDTIDNAPEERERGITIATSHVEYETPNRHYAHVDCPGHADYIKNMITGAAQMDGAILVVAATDGPMPQTKEHVLLARQVGVPFIVVFLNKCDAVEDEELVELVEMEVRELLSKYDYPGDDTPIIRGSALGALNGEAQWEAKIDELMAAVDKYIPQPERAVDLPFLMPIEDIFSISGRGTVVTGRIERGKVKVGEACEIVGFGDTQATVCTGVEMFKKQLDEGLAGDNAGLLLRGIAKEAVQRGMVLAKPGSIKPHTEFKGEVYVLSKEEGGRHTPFFNGYRPQFYFRTTDVTGSAKLPAGTEMCMPGDNIQLEITLHTPVAMEKGLRFAIREGGRTVGAGTISEIIK, from the coding sequence ATGGGCAAGGAAAAGTTTGACCGGTCAAAGCCGCACGTAAACATCGGGACGATCGGGCACATCGATCATGGCAAGACGACGCTGACGGCAGCGATTACGAAGGTGTTGTCGAAGCACAACCCGAAGAACACGTTCCGTTCGTTCGACACGATCGACAACGCACCAGAGGAGCGCGAGCGCGGTATTACGATTGCGACCTCGCACGTGGAGTACGAGACCCCGAACCGTCACTATGCGCACGTCGACTGCCCGGGCCACGCGGACTACATCAAGAACATGATCACCGGAGCGGCGCAGATGGACGGCGCGATCCTGGTGGTTGCCGCAACCGACGGCCCGATGCCTCAGACCAAGGAGCACGTTCTCTTGGCGCGTCAGGTTGGCGTTCCCTTCATCGTGGTGTTTTTGAACAAGTGCGATGCGGTTGAGGACGAAGAGCTGGTCGAGCTGGTGGAGATGGAAGTTCGTGAGCTGTTGTCGAAGTATGACTACCCTGGCGACGACACTCCGATCATCCGTGGCTCTGCGTTGGGCGCGCTGAACGGCGAAGCCCAGTGGGAAGCGAAGATCGACGAGTTGATGGCAGCGGTGGACAAGTACATTCCGCAGCCTGAGCGTGCGGTGGACCTGCCGTTCCTGATGCCGATCGAAGACATCTTCTCGATCTCTGGCCGTGGAACCGTGGTGACTGGCCGTATCGAGCGCGGCAAGGTGAAGGTCGGCGAGGCCTGCGAGATCGTGGGTTTTGGCGACACGCAAGCAACGGTCTGCACCGGCGTCGAGATGTTCAAGAAGCAGCTGGACGAGGGTCTCGCGGGCGACAACGCTGGTCTTCTTCTGCGCGGTATCGCGAAGGAAGCGGTTCAGCGCGGCATGGTTCTAGCCAAGCCTGGTTCGATCAAGCCGCACACCGAGTTCAAGGGCGAGGTCTACGTGCTCTCGAAGGAAGAGGGCGGACGTCACACCCCGTTCTTCAACGGCTACCGTCCCCAGTTCTACTTCCGTACGACGGACGTGACCGGTTCGGCGAAGCTTCCTGCGGGAACCGAGATGTGCATGCCTGGCGACAACATCCAGCTGGAGATCACGCTGCACACGCCGGTCGCGATGGAGAAGGGTCTGCGCTTCGCCATCCGCGAAGGCGGACGCACCGTCGGAGCAGGCACCATCAGCGAGATCATCAAGTAA
- the fusA gene encoding elongation factor G: MARTTPLNRCRNIGIMAHIDAGKTTTTERILFYTGITHRIGEVHEGTATMDWMEQEQERGITITSAATTCTWKNIRINIIDTPGHVDFTAEVERSLRVLDGAVACFDAVAGVQPQSETVWRQADKYKVPRICFINKMDKAGADAVYATSTIVDRLGARAVPINIQIGAEAKFLGVVDLVTMKAIYWHDETMGAEYSVEEIPAELLEKAKAARAYLIEAVSDSDDEIMHLYLEGQEPTEAQLKAGIRKATIAMNIFPVLCGSSFKNKGVQTLLDAVVDYLPSPLDIPPMIGHNPDNMEEEVIRKADDNEPFSALGFKIMTDPFVGQLIFIRVYSGQLKTGDSVLNPRTGKTERIGRLLKMHANKREEITEILAGDICAAVGLKNLVTGDTITTDKHPVVLESIDFPAPVIEVAVEPKTKADQEKMGMALAKLAQEDPTFRVRTDIDSGQTIIAGMGELHLEIIVDRMMREYKVEANVGKPQVNYRETIRANAEAEGKYIRQTGGSGNYGHAKIRISPNEPGKGYEFSNDTKGGAIPKEYIKPIDQGIQDAMQRGVLAGYEMVDVKVSLYDGSYHDVDSNEMAFKIAGSMAFKEAARKAKPVLLEPVMSVEVTVPEEYMGTIIGDLNSRRGRIEGMEMVGGTQAIKATVPLSTMFGYATHMRSSTQGRANYSMQFKQYEEAPRSVSEEIIAKVQGKEANAK; this comes from the coding sequence GTGGCACGCACTACACCTCTGAATCGTTGCCGGAACATCGGAATCATGGCGCACATCGACGCCGGCAAGACGACGACGACCGAGCGCATTCTCTTCTATACGGGTATTACGCACCGTATCGGTGAAGTGCACGAGGGAACTGCGACCATGGACTGGATGGAGCAGGAGCAGGAGCGCGGAATTACGATTACCTCCGCCGCGACGACCTGCACCTGGAAGAACATCCGCATCAACATCATCGACACGCCTGGCCACGTAGACTTCACGGCCGAGGTGGAGCGTTCGCTCCGCGTGCTCGACGGTGCTGTCGCCTGCTTCGACGCTGTCGCTGGTGTGCAGCCTCAGTCTGAGACTGTCTGGCGTCAGGCTGACAAGTACAAGGTTCCCCGGATCTGCTTCATCAACAAGATGGACAAGGCCGGTGCGGACGCTGTTTATGCGACTTCGACGATCGTTGATCGTTTGGGCGCGCGCGCTGTGCCGATCAATATTCAGATTGGTGCCGAGGCGAAGTTTCTAGGTGTCGTCGATCTCGTCACGATGAAGGCTATCTACTGGCACGACGAGACTATGGGCGCCGAGTACTCGGTGGAAGAGATCCCTGCTGAGCTGCTTGAGAAGGCAAAGGCTGCCCGTGCGTACCTGATCGAAGCTGTCTCTGACTCTGATGACGAGATCATGCATCTTTATCTCGAAGGTCAGGAACCGACTGAGGCTCAGCTCAAGGCTGGCATCCGTAAGGCGACCATCGCGATGAACATCTTCCCGGTGCTCTGCGGTTCGTCGTTCAAGAACAAGGGCGTACAGACGCTGCTCGATGCAGTTGTCGATTACCTGCCTAGCCCGCTCGATATTCCTCCAATGATCGGACACAACCCCGACAACATGGAAGAAGAGGTTATCCGCAAAGCTGATGATAACGAGCCGTTCTCGGCGCTCGGCTTCAAGATCATGACCGATCCTTTCGTCGGTCAGCTGATCTTCATCCGCGTCTACTCGGGTCAGTTGAAGACCGGCGATTCGGTGTTGAATCCGCGTACCGGCAAGACGGAACGCATTGGCCGTCTGCTGAAGATGCACGCCAACAAACGTGAAGAGATCACTGAGATCCTCGCGGGTGATATTTGCGCTGCGGTTGGTCTGAAGAATCTCGTCACGGGCGACACGATCACCACGGACAAGCACCCCGTTGTACTCGAGTCGATCGACTTCCCGGCGCCTGTTATTGAGGTTGCTGTGGAGCCGAAGACGAAGGCTGACCAGGAAAAGATGGGCATGGCGCTTGCGAAGCTCGCGCAGGAAGATCCCACGTTCCGTGTTCGTACGGATATCGATTCGGGCCAGACCATCATTGCTGGAATGGGCGAGTTGCACCTTGAGATCATCGTCGACCGCATGATGCGTGAGTACAAGGTCGAGGCCAACGTTGGTAAGCCGCAGGTGAACTACCGCGAGACGATCCGCGCCAACGCCGAGGCAGAAGGCAAATACATCCGTCAGACCGGCGGTTCGGGTAACTACGGCCACGCGAAGATTCGTATCTCTCCCAATGAGCCGGGCAAGGGCTACGAGTTCAGCAACGACACCAAGGGAGGAGCAATTCCCAAGGAGTACATCAAGCCGATCGACCAGGGCATTCAAGATGCGATGCAGCGTGGCGTTCTGGCCGGCTACGAGATGGTGGACGTCAAAGTTTCGCTGTATGACGGCAGCTATCACGATGTCGACTCGAACGAAATGGCATTCAAGATCGCCGGTTCGATGGCGTTCAAGGAAGCTGCCCGCAAGGCAAAGCCAGTTCTGCTGGAGCCGGTGATGTCGGTCGAAGTGACTGTTCCTGAGGAGTACATGGGTACGATCATCGGCGACCTCAACAGCCGTCGCGGCCGTATCGAAGGTATGGAGATGGTTGGTGGCACACAGGCAATCAAAGCCACTGTCCCGCTGAGCACGATGTTTGGTTATGCCACTCACATGCGGTCGTCCACGCAGGGCCGCGCGAACTACTCGATGCAGTTCAAGCAGTACGAAGAAGCGCCTCGCTCGGTCTCGGAAGAGATCATTGCCAAGGTGCAGGGCAAAGAAGCAAACGCAAAGTAA